CGTGCCGACGTTCTGGGGAGTGCTTGTGGGGATCCGCCGTCTGGGTGCTGTTCTGGTGATCGGTGCGCTGGCTCTGGCCGGCTGCGGGTCCTCCGGTGAGGACGAGCCGGCCGCCGGCGGCGACGCCGGGGCGGGGTTCCCGCGGACCGTCGAGCACGCGATGGGCTCGACCGAGGTCCCGGCCAAGCCGAAGCGGGTCGTCGCGCTGGACGCCAGCTTCGTGGACGCGACGCTGATCCTCGACACCCCGGTCGTCGGGTACACCGACTACCGCACGATCAACGGCGAGCTGCCGGAGTACCTGGGGGACGACCGGACGACGTACGGCAAGGAGTCGGAGTCGGTGGGCACGCTCGCCGAGCCGAACCTGGAGAAGATCGCCGCGCTGAACCCGGACCTGATCGTCACCGCGAAGGTGCGGCACGAGAAGCAGTACGAGCAGCTGAAGGCGATCGCGCCGACGGTGATGTCGGAGACCACCGGGCCGACCTGGAAGGACAACATCCGGCTGACCGCGAAGGCGCTCGGCGAGGAGGAGCTGGCCGAGAAGGAGCTGGCGGCGTACGAGACCGCGGCGAAGACGGTCGGCGCGGCGATCAACGCGAAGGCCTCGAACCCGACGATCTCGGTGGTGCGGTTCGTCGACGGGCCGACCCGGCTCTACCAGAACGCGAGCTTCTCCGGGATCGTGCTGAAGGACGCCGGCCTGAAGCGGCCGAAGTCGCAGGACGTCGAGGACTTCGCCGCCGAGATCAGCGCCGAGCGGATCAAGGACGCCGACGCGGACGCGATCTTCGTCGCGACGTACGCCGACGACAAGGGACTGAGCGCGAAGACCGCCGAGCAGTTCAAGAACAACCCGCTGTGGAAGCCGCTCGCGCCGAAGGTGCACGAGGTGCCGGACATCACCTGGATGACGGCCGTCGGGCTGCAGGGGGCGTGGGTCATCCTCACCGACCTGGCCAAGACCTTCGAGGTCCCGGCGCCGGTCAAGAGCTAGCCTCGGTCGGGTGACAGTGCTCGAGCGGTGGCATGTGGGGCCCTGGACGACGTCCGGTACGGCGGTCGGTGCGCCACTGGATCCCGGGCGGCGGCGGACGCCGGACGAGCTGAACTTCGACGTCGTCGGACTGGCGCGCATCCTCGGCCGGCGACTCGACGGGCGCGCGGAGCTGCAGGTGCGTCTGTGGCAGAACGAGCTCCGCCCGACCCACACGCGGCTGGTCGGCGTCCACACGCTCGCTGACCCGGCCAACGCCGAGCTCCTCCGCCAGACCGCGCTGGAGGCCTTCGACTGGCTAAGCCCGCTGGCGCCCGACGGCTACGAGTTCGTGCTCACGGACGCCGTACGCCTCCAGCCCAAGCTCGACCTCACCGCGGAGGTCGTCGCGGTGGACGCCGTCATCCACCTGGCCGCAGACCGAGGCGACACCTACCCCGCCGACCGCCTGGCCGCCTCACACGTCCGCCAGTCCCCCACTGGCGACTGGTACGCCGGCAACGCCGTCTGCAACTGGTCCGGCCCGTACCCCAGCGCCGAGGAGGCGGTAGCTGCCGTCCGAGCCGCCCGAGTCGAACTGGCCGACCAGCTCCACGAGGGCGGCCACGACGACCTGGCCAACACCCAGCCCCGCTGGAACCCGGTGCCGGTCGAGCAGACAGCCACCGTCTAACGGCCTTACGCCCAGGCTGGTCGCCAGAGTCGGCCAGGGCGTCCTGCTGCTCGGAATGCCGCTCCTGCTGCCGAAGCGGAGTCAGGTCCAGCTGGCGACGAAGTAGCCGACCCCGTACGGCGCCGCGTGGTACAGCAGTTCGCCGGTCAGGCCGGTCGTTGCCGCGAGCACCTGCCAGGGCGCACGGCCCGCGGCGTGGAGCTCGGCGGCGAGGGTCGGGTCGAGAGCGGCCAGCGTCGTGGTGTCGGCCAGGTGGAGCGCCGCGGCGACAGTGCTGTCGAAGAGCTCGGCGCGGGGGTGCAGGTGGACCGGCGAGTGCTCGCTCCGGCGGGCCGAGCCGTCGCCCATCACCAGCAGTCCGACCTGGTCGTTGCTCTCAGCAACTTCACGGCCCAGCGCGAGACAGTCGGCGGGCACCGCATCCGGCGTGATGGCCACGTAGGTGCGGGGCACCGCGGCGGCCTTGGACTGGTTGAGAAGCCAGGCGCCGACCGTCAGCGAGAGAGGCAGGACCGGCGCGCCGGAGCCCACGTCCAGCGACGCGCCGTACGGCGTGAAGGTGCCGGCGGCGTCAGCGTCGTACCGACCGGCAGCCGGGCCGGTGCCGACGACGACCAAGCGGTCAGTACTCGCCAGCGCGTTGACGGCAGTGAGGCAGAAGGCGCGCAGGTCGTCGAGGTCAGACGCCGCGCCGCTGGCGACCTCGGGGACCAGCAACGGCGGATGCGGACAGACCGCAGCACTC
The Kribbella italica DNA segment above includes these coding regions:
- a CDS encoding class III extradiol dioxygenase subunit B-like domain-containing protein — translated: MPVVSAAVCPHPPLLVPEVASGAASDLDDLRAFCLTAVNALASTDRLVVVGTGPAAGRYDADAAGTFTPYGASLDVGSGAPVLPLSLTVGAWLLNQSKAAAVPRTYVAITPDAVPADCLALGREVAESNDQVGLLVMGDGSARRSEHSPVHLHPRAELFDSTVAAALHLADTTTLAALDPTLAAELHAAGRAPWQVLAATTGLTGELLYHAAPYGVGYFVASWT
- a CDS encoding ABC transporter substrate-binding protein, translating into MGIRRLGAVLVIGALALAGCGSSGEDEPAAGGDAGAGFPRTVEHAMGSTEVPAKPKRVVALDASFVDATLILDTPVVGYTDYRTINGELPEYLGDDRTTYGKESESVGTLAEPNLEKIAALNPDLIVTAKVRHEKQYEQLKAIAPTVMSETTGPTWKDNIRLTAKALGEEELAEKELAAYETAAKTVGAAINAKASNPTISVVRFVDGPTRLYQNASFSGIVLKDAGLKRPKSQDVEDFAAEISAERIKDADADAIFVATYADDKGLSAKTAEQFKNNPLWKPLAPKVHEVPDITWMTAVGLQGAWVILTDLAKTFEVPAPVKS